A genome region from Sceloporus undulatus isolate JIND9_A2432 ecotype Alabama chromosome 1, SceUnd_v1.1, whole genome shotgun sequence includes the following:
- the LOC121930655 gene encoding 2-amino-3-carboxymuconate-6-semialdehyde decarboxylase-like isoform X7 gives MGKFSELSKTTVGIQRFESNRWTNQAKPHDTLDLCQLLNNDLAATVMKYPKRFIGLGTLPMQAPDLAVKEMYRCVNELGFPGVQIGSHVNDWDLNAPELFPIYAAAEQLNCCLFVHPWDMQTDGRMSKYWFPWLIGMPSETTIAICSMIMGGVFEMFPRLRVCFAHGGGSFPYTLGRISHGFNVRPDLCAVHNNIDPKKYLGSFYTDSLVHDAHALKLLSDIVGKDKVMLGTDYPFPLGEHEPGKLIESMEEFDEEVKDKLMFDNALAFLDLDRKQFE, from the exons GCCAAACCACACGATACCCTAGACCTTTGCCAATTATTAAACAATGATTTAGCTGCTACAGTAATGAAGTACCCAAAGAGGTTCATTGGCCTTGGCACACTCCCCATGCAAGCTCCAGACCTGGCTGTGAAGGAAATGTATCGCTGTGTGAATGAACTTGGATTTCCTGGTGTCCAGATAGGATCTCACGTGAATGACTGGGACCTGAATGCCCCAGAGCTATTTCCAATCTATGCT GCTGCTGAACAATTAAACTGCTGCCTCTTTGTGCATCCCTGGGATATGCAGACAGATGGAAGGATGTCTAAATACTGGTTTCCCTGGCTAATAG GCATGCCCTCAGAAACAACCATTGCTATTTGTTCAATGATTATGGGAGGGGTTTTTGAAATGTTCCCCAGACTGAGAGTTTGCTTTGCCCATGGAG gtGGTTCTTTTCCTTACACACTTGGGCGTATTTCCCATGGATTCAATGTGCGACCTGACTTGTGTGCAGTACATAATAATATTGATCCAAAGAAATACCTTGGTTCGTTCTACACCGACTCACTTGTCCACGATGCACATGCTCTGAAGCTACTGTCAGATATAGTGGGAAAG GACAAAGTGATGTTGGGAACAGATTATCCATTTCCACTTGGGGAACATGAACCTGGAAAActgattgaatccatggaagaATTTGATGAGGAAGTAAAG GATAAGCTAATGTTTGATAATGCCCTTGCATTTTTGGATCTAGACAGAAAGCAGTTTGAATAA